A genomic window from Glycine soja cultivar W05 chromosome 10, ASM419377v2, whole genome shotgun sequence includes:
- the LOC114370369 gene encoding uncharacterized protein LOC114370369, which yields MQVGGCSIYGGAHESGYCIPLEYAAKEVDYMGNQHRPGFNVDGFLGYQQGSNFNQNQGQWRSHPRNQFSKDQGGSSKMPQNQGPSLYERTTKLEQTLAQFMQVSMSNYKSTESAIKNLEIQVGQLAKQITENSSGGFGANTEKNPKEECKAVITRSKRETTVKDERRNSDEQEEKKKEVVSCSRKEVPYPLVSSKKDKEWHFARFLDIFKKLEITIPFGEALQQMPLYSKFLKDLLTKKGKYIHSDNIMVEGNCSVVIQRILPPKYKDPGSVTIPCSIGAVSVGKALIDLGASINLMYLSMCRRIEELEIMPTRMTLQLTNRSITRPYGVVEDVLVKVRQFTFPADFVIMDIEEDAKIPLILGRPFMLTANCVVDMGKGNMEMSVDDQKVTFNLFEAMKHPSDHKACFKVEKEEHEINMVARTMVLQSPLEKALTNTMECLTTKEEKEVQSCLEELEGVEENPSRRVVFEELKKDIPA from the exons ATGCAGGTTGGAGGTTGTAGCATATATGGAGGAGCGCATGAATCTGGTTACTGTATACCTCTTGAGTATGCTGCAAAGGAAGTGGATTATATGGGAAATCAGCATAGACCAGGGTTTAATGTAGATGGATTTTTAGGTTATCAGCAAGGTtccaattttaatcaaaatcaagGGCAGTGGAGGTCTCATCCTAGAAACCAGTTCAGCAAAGACCAAGGAGGATCATCCAAAATGCCTCAAAATCAAGGGCCTAGCCTTTATGAGAGGACCACCAAGCTGGAGCAGACTTTGGCTCAGTTCATGCAAGTTTCAATGTCCAATTACAAGAGCACAGAGTCTGCTATAAAGAACTTGGAGATTCAAGTGGGACAACTAGCTAAGCAAATAACTGAGAATTCTTCTGGAGGTTTTGGAGCCAATActgagaaaaatcccaaagaagaaTGCAAAGCTGTCATAACTAGAAGCAAGAGGGAAACCACAGTAAAAGATGAAAGGAGGAATAGTGATGAGCAGGA agaaaagaagaaggaggttGTCTCATGTTCAAGgaaggaagtaccatatccgTTGGTGTCATCCAAGAAAGACAAGGAATGGCACTTTGCtcgtttccttgatatcttcaagaaattggagataaCTATCCCCTTTGGAGAAGCCTTGCAacaaatgccactctactccaagTTTCTGAAAGATTTGCTGACCAAGAAGGGCAAATATATCCACAGTGATAATATTATGGTGGAGGGAAACTGCAGTGTTGTTATCCAAAGAATCCTTCcacctaaatacaaggatccaGGGAGTGTCACAATCCCTTGCTCTATTGGTGCGGTGTCTGTTGGGAAAGCCCTAATTGATTTGGGGGCTAGCATAAATTTGATGTATCTCTCTATGTGCAGAAGGATTGAAGAGCTGGAAATTATGCCAACAAGAATGACATTGCAACTGACTAATCGATCTATCACAAGGCCTTATGGCGTggttgaagatgttttggtgaaggtgCGACAATTCACCTTCCCTGCAGACTTCGTGATCATGGATATTGAAGAGGATGCTAAAATCCCATTGATTTTGGGCCGTCCCTTCATGTTAACTGCTAATTGTGTGGTGGATATGGGGAAAGGAAATATGGAAATGAGTGTAGATGATCAGAAAGTTACATTCAATCTATTTGAAGCTATGAAGCACCCAAGTGACCACAAGGCCTGCTTTAAAGTagaaaaggaagaacacgagaTAAACATGGTAGCTAGAACCATGGTACTCCAGTCCCCACTTGAAAAAGCATTGACTAATACTATGGAGTGTTTGAcaacaaaggaagaaaaagaagtgcAGAGCTGTTTAGAGGAATTAGAGGGTGTAGAAGAAAATCCTTCTAGAAGAGTGGTttttgaagaattgaagaagGACATTCCAGCATAA